A part of Ammospiza nelsoni isolate bAmmNel1 chromosome 9, bAmmNel1.pri, whole genome shotgun sequence genomic DNA contains:
- the TSPAN1 gene encoding tetraspanin-1 — MGCFTFIKVMMILFNLAIFLSGGTLLGVGIWVKVDGESFLKIFGTLSSSILQVVNVAYLLIVIGAILLVIGFLGCYGAQKESKCLLMMFFSVVLIIFIAEVAAAVVALVFTGLAETLLTGLVTPLLKEKYGADDAFTQIWNITMTEVHCCGLNNYTDFNNSYYFDTHHGYPRQCCDMQEPCNSTMAAEMAVQGCFKQILEEIRTNAGVAGGVAAGIAALEIAAMAVSMYLYCRLDEK, encoded by the exons ATGGGGTGCTTCACCTTTATCAAGGTCATGATGATCCTCTTCAACCTGGCCATCTTC CTCAGTGGTGGGACCCTCCTGGGAGTTGGCATCTGGGTCAAAGTGGACGGAGAGTCATTCCTGAAAATATTTGGGACGCTGTCCTCCAGCATCCTGCAGGTTGTGAATGTGGCCTATCTCCTCATTGTCATTGGTGCCATCCTGCTGGTCATCGGCTTCCTCGGGTGCTACGGTGCCCAGAAGGAGAGCAAATGTCTCCTGATGATG TtcttctcagtggtgctgaTCATCTTCATTGCTGAAGTTGCTGCTGCCGTGGTGGCTCTGGTCTTCACAGGTCTT GCAGAGACGTTACTGACAGGGCTGGTGACCCCACTGCTGAAGGAGAAGTATGGGGCGGATGACGCATTCACACAGATCTGGAATATCACCATGACAGAG GTTCACTGCTGTGGCCTGAATAACTACACAGACTTCAACAACTCCTACTATTTTGATACGCACCACGGCtaccccaggcagtgctgtgacATGCAGGAACCCTGCAACAGCACCATGGCTGCAGAAATGGCTGTCCAG GGCTGTTTCAAGCAGATCCTGGAAGAAATCAGGACCAACGCAGGGGTGGCGGGCGGCGTGGCAGCCGGCATCGCTGCCTTGGAG ATTGCAGCCATGGCCGTCTCCATGTACCTGTACTGCCGGCTGGATGAGAAGTGA